From the genome of Cedecea lapagei, one region includes:
- the cdd gene encoding cytidine deaminase codes for MRSRFDAAVVQLPAALQTALQPLLADEHFPAMFTAAEVEALKHQTGLGDDELAFALLPLAAACARADLSHFNVGAVARGVSGNLYFGGNMEFLGATMQQTVHAEQSAITHAWMRGEKGLVDITVNYTPCGHCRQFMNELNSGTALRIHLPGRQPSTLGEYLPDAFGPHDLDIKTLLLDEENHGFALKGDALTQAAIAAANRSHAPYSKAPAGVALETIDGKIFTGSYAENAAFNPSLPPLQAALNLLSLNGYDYPQIKRAVLAEKADAPLLQWDATSATLKALGCEAVECVNIAQ; via the coding sequence ATGCGTTCACGTTTTGATGCCGCTGTTGTACAACTTCCCGCCGCGCTGCAAACCGCTTTGCAACCCCTGCTTGCCGACGAACACTTTCCGGCAATGTTTACCGCGGCCGAGGTTGAAGCGCTAAAACATCAAACCGGGCTGGGCGATGATGAGCTGGCTTTCGCCCTTCTGCCACTGGCTGCAGCCTGTGCACGTGCGGACCTCTCCCATTTTAACGTTGGCGCCGTTGCACGTGGCGTAAGCGGTAATCTCTATTTTGGCGGCAATATGGAGTTCCTTGGCGCCACAATGCAGCAAACCGTACACGCCGAGCAAAGCGCCATCACCCATGCGTGGATGCGCGGTGAAAAAGGCCTGGTCGATATCACCGTCAACTACACGCCATGCGGCCACTGCCGCCAGTTTATGAACGAACTGAACAGCGGCACAGCCCTGCGCATTCATCTGCCGGGTCGCCAGCCCTCCACGCTGGGCGAGTACCTGCCTGATGCCTTTGGCCCGCACGATCTGGACATCAAAACGCTGCTGCTGGACGAAGAAAATCACGGTTTTGCGCTTAAAGGTGATGCCCTGACTCAGGCGGCTATTGCCGCAGCTAACCGCAGCCATGCGCCTTACAGTAAAGCCCCGGCGGGCGTTGCGCTGGAAACGATCGACGGCAAAATCTTTACCGGCAGTTATGCAGAAAACGCCGCGTTTAACCCTTCTCTTCCACCGCTGCAGGCTGCACTGAACCTGCTTTCGCTTAATGGTTATGACTATCCGCAAATTAAGCGCGCCGTGCTGGCAGAAAAAGCCGATGCGCCACTGCTGCAGTGGGACGCCACCTCCGCGACGCTGAAAGCCCTGGGCTGTGAAGCCGTTGAGTGCGTTAATATTGCGCAATAA
- a CDS encoding CidA/LrgA family protein: MRNSFSIIWQYLRAFVLIYLCLYAGIFVASLLPIVIPGSIIGMLILFVLLSLQILPAKWVKPSCHLLIRYMALLFVPIGVGVMQYYDVLKAQFGPVVISCLISTLVVLVIVSWSSHLVHGERKVIGEGEAGKK; the protein is encoded by the coding sequence ATGCGTAACTCGTTCTCGATAATCTGGCAGTACCTTCGCGCTTTTGTCTTAATTTACCTGTGCTTATATGCTGGTATTTTTGTCGCATCCTTACTGCCTATCGTCATCCCAGGCAGCATTATCGGTATGCTGATTTTGTTTGTACTGCTGTCGCTGCAGATCCTGCCGGCGAAGTGGGTAAAACCCAGCTGTCATCTGCTGATTCGCTATATGGCTCTGCTGTTCGTCCCCATTGGCGTTGGCGTTATGCAGTATTACGACGTGCTGAAAGCCCAGTTTGGCCCGGTAGTCATCTCCTGTTTAATCAGTACGCTGGTGGTGCTTGTCATCGTGAGCTGGAGTTCGCACCTGGTGCACGGCGAAAGAAAAGTGATTGGTGAAGGCGAGGCAGGGAAAAAATGA
- the sanA gene encoding outer membrane permeability protein SanA, producing MLKRVFYSLLIVIGLTLATALGLDRWISWKTAPYVYDELQDLPYRQVGVVLGTAKYYRTGVINQYYLYRIQGALNAYNSGKVNYLLLSGDNAQQSYNEPMTMRKDLIAGGVDPADIVLDYAGFRTLDSIVRTRKVFDTNDFIIITQRFHCERALFIAQHMGIQAQCYAVPSPKNMLTVRTREFGARLGALADLYLFKREPRFLGPLVPIPSQQEVPEDAQAYPAVTPEQLLEIQKKEKK from the coding sequence ATGTTGAAGCGCGTGTTTTACAGCCTGCTTATTGTTATCGGCTTAACGCTGGCGACTGCGCTCGGGCTCGACCGCTGGATAAGCTGGAAAACCGCACCTTACGTCTACGATGAACTGCAGGATCTGCCCTATCGCCAGGTGGGCGTGGTGCTGGGTACCGCCAAGTATTACCGCACAGGCGTCATCAATCAGTACTATCTGTACCGCATTCAGGGCGCGCTAAATGCCTATAACAGCGGCAAGGTAAACTACCTGCTGCTCAGCGGCGACAACGCGCAGCAAAGCTATAACGAGCCGATGACGATGCGCAAAGATCTGATTGCCGGCGGCGTCGATCCGGCAGATATCGTGCTGGATTATGCTGGCTTCCGCACGCTGGACTCGATTGTTCGCACTCGTAAGGTCTTCGATACCAACGACTTCATCATCATTACCCAGCGATTCCACTGTGAGCGCGCGCTGTTTATCGCTCAGCATATGGGGATCCAGGCGCAGTGCTACGCGGTCCCTTCGCCTAAAAATATGCTTACCGTACGTACACGTGAATTTGGCGCTCGCCTGGGTGCGCTGGCAGATTTGTACCTGTTTAAACGTGAACCACGTTTTCTCGGTCCTTTAGTACCGATTCCGTCGCAGCAGGAAGTGCCGGAAGATGCCCAGGCCTACCCGGCCGTCACCCCGGAACAGCTGCTGGAAATACAGAAAAAAGAGAAGAAGTGA
- the folE gene encoding GTP cyclohydrolase I FolE has product MSSLSKEASLVHEALLARGLETPLRPPLRELDNETRKSQIAAHMTEIMQLLNLDLSDDSLMETPHRIAKMYVDEIFSGLDYANFPKITVIENKMKVDEMVTVRDITLTSTCEHHFVTIDGKATVAYIPKDTVIGLSKINRIVQFFAQRPQVQERLTQQILIALQTLLGTNNVAVSIDAVHYCVKARGVKDATSATTTTSLGGLFKSSQNTRQEFLRAVRHN; this is encoded by the coding sequence ATGTCATCACTCTCAAAAGAAGCCTCCCTGGTTCATGAGGCGCTGCTGGCGCGCGGTCTTGAAACGCCGCTGCGTCCGCCGTTACGTGAACTGGATAATGAAACGCGTAAAAGCCAGATTGCCGCCCATATGACGGAAATCATGCAGCTGCTTAATCTCGATTTGAGTGACGACAGCCTGATGGAAACGCCGCATCGCATTGCCAAAATGTATGTCGATGAGATTTTCTCCGGCCTGGACTACGCCAATTTCCCGAAAATCACCGTCATTGAAAACAAAATGAAGGTGGATGAAATGGTTACCGTGCGTGATATCACTCTGACCAGCACCTGTGAACACCACTTCGTGACTATCGACGGGAAAGCAACCGTAGCCTATATCCCGAAAGATACCGTGATTGGCCTGTCCAAAATTAACCGCATCGTGCAGTTTTTTGCTCAGCGTCCTCAGGTTCAGGAACGCCTGACCCAGCAAATCCTGATTGCGCTGCAAACGCTGCTGGGCACCAACAACGTGGCGGTTTCCATAGATGCAGTGCATTACTGCGTGAAAGCCCGAGGCGTGAAAGACGCAACCAGCGCGACGACGACGACGTCGCTTGGCGGCCTGTTCAAGTCCAGCCAGAATACGCGTCAGGAGTTCCTGCGCGCAGTGCGCCACAATTAA
- the ldtB gene encoding L,D-transpeptidase has protein sequence MNMKLRSLLLAFVAVASFSASAVTYPLPTNGSRLVGENQVITIPEGSTAPLEEYASQYQMGLSNMLEANPGIDPYLPKAGTILNIPQQLILPDTVHEGIVINSAEMRLYYYPKGTNTVIVLPIGIGQLGKDTPINWTTKVERKKAGPTWTPTAKMHAEYVAAGTPLPAVVPAGPDNPMGLYALYIGNLYAIHGTNANFGIGLRVSHGCVRLRNEDIKFLFDNVPVGTRVQFIDEPVKATTEPDGSRYIEVHNPLSTTEAQFNSGEIVPIKLTSSVQQVTAQSDVDTTVVDQAIQNRSGMPVRLN, from the coding sequence ATGAATATGAAATTACGCTCGCTCTTACTGGCTTTTGTGGCTGTCGCGTCTTTCTCTGCTTCCGCCGTGACTTATCCGTTACCGACTAACGGCAGCCGCCTGGTTGGTGAAAACCAGGTTATCACTATTCCGGAAGGCAGCACCGCGCCGCTGGAAGAGTATGCTTCTCAGTACCAGATGGGACTGTCTAACATGCTGGAAGCTAACCCGGGGATTGACCCGTACCTGCCAAAAGCCGGGACCATCCTGAACATCCCTCAGCAGCTGATCCTGCCGGACACCGTGCATGAAGGGATTGTGATTAACAGCGCCGAAATGCGCCTCTACTACTACCCGAAAGGCACTAATACCGTGATCGTGCTGCCCATCGGCATCGGCCAGCTGGGGAAAGATACCCCGATCAACTGGACCACCAAGGTAGAGCGTAAGAAGGCGGGCCCAACCTGGACCCCAACCGCGAAAATGCACGCTGAATACGTCGCTGCCGGTACGCCGCTGCCGGCCGTTGTGCCAGCGGGCCCGGATAACCCGATGGGCCTGTACGCCCTGTACATCGGTAATCTGTATGCGATTCACGGTACTAACGCTAACTTCGGTATCGGCCTGCGCGTAAGCCATGGCTGCGTTCGTCTGCGTAACGAAGACATCAAGTTCCTGTTCGACAACGTGCCGGTTGGCACCCGCGTTCAGTTTATTGATGAGCCGGTAAAAGCAACGACCGAGCCAGACGGCAGCCGCTACATCGAAGTTCACAACCCGCTTTCCACGACCGAAGCGCAGTTTAACTCCGGTGAAATCGTGCCAATTAAGCTGACCAGCAGCGTACAGCAGGTGACAGCGCAGTCCGACGTTGACACTACCGTTGTCGACCAGGCGATTCAGAACCGCTCCGGGATGCCGGTTCGTCTGAACTAA
- the yeiB gene encoding DUF418 domain-containing protein YeiB codes for MERNVTLDFVRGSAILGILLLNIVAFGLPKAAYLNPAWYGQITSRDAWTWAVMDLFAEVKFLTLFALLFGAGLQMLLARGSRWIQSRLTLLVLLGFIHALLLWDGDILLAYGLTGLVCWRLIRDATGQKQLFNTGVVLYLIGIGVLLLLGLISGDGLGRSWVPDAANLQYERWWKLGGGLEAVSNRADLLSSNLVALGAQYGWQLAGMMLIGAALMRSGWLKGEFSLRHYRRIGAMFIAIGMIINLPAIVAQWHLEWNYRWCALLLQAPRELSAPFQAIGYAALAWGFWPQLSRFRLVIGIACVGRMALTNYLLQTIICTTLFYRFGLYMKFDRLALLAFVPGVWTINILASVIWLRYFRQGPVEWLWRQLTARASGSALRQARR; via the coding sequence GTGGAAAGAAATGTCACCCTGGACTTTGTCCGCGGTTCCGCCATTCTGGGTATCCTGCTGCTCAATATCGTCGCCTTTGGCCTGCCGAAGGCGGCTTACCTCAATCCGGCCTGGTACGGCCAGATAACCTCCCGCGACGCCTGGACCTGGGCCGTCATGGATCTGTTTGCCGAAGTTAAATTCCTCACGCTTTTCGCGCTGCTGTTCGGGGCTGGCCTGCAGATGCTGCTGGCTCGCGGCTCGCGCTGGATCCAGTCCCGCCTGACGCTGCTGGTATTGCTGGGCTTTATCCATGCGCTGCTGCTGTGGGATGGCGATATTTTGCTGGCTTACGGCCTGACCGGCCTGGTGTGCTGGCGGCTGATCCGCGATGCGACGGGGCAGAAGCAGCTCTTCAATACCGGCGTTGTGCTTTATCTCATCGGCATTGGCGTGCTGCTGCTGCTTGGCCTGATATCAGGTGACGGTCTTGGCCGCTCCTGGGTGCCGGATGCGGCCAATTTGCAGTATGAACGGTGGTGGAAGCTGGGCGGCGGCCTCGAGGCTGTCAGCAACCGCGCGGATTTACTCTCTTCAAATCTGGTGGCATTAGGGGCGCAATACGGCTGGCAGCTGGCAGGCATGATGTTGATTGGCGCGGCTTTAATGCGCAGCGGCTGGCTGAAAGGGGAGTTTAGCCTGAGGCACTACCGCCGAATTGGCGCCATGTTTATTGCCATTGGCATGATTATCAACCTGCCGGCGATCGTGGCTCAGTGGCATCTTGAATGGAATTACCGCTGGTGTGCGCTGCTGTTACAGGCGCCGCGGGAGCTTAGCGCGCCGTTTCAGGCCATTGGTTACGCCGCGCTGGCGTGGGGATTCTGGCCTCAGCTTTCCCGGTTCCGGCTGGTGATCGGGATCGCCTGCGTTGGCCGCATGGCGCTGACCAACTATCTGCTGCAGACGATTATCTGCACGACCTTGTTCTACCGCTTTGGTTTATATATGAAATTCGACCGTCTTGCGCTGCTGGCCTTTGTCCCCGGCGTATGGACGATAAACATCCTGGCGTCGGTGATCTGGCTGCGTTACTTCCGCCAGGGACCGGTTGAATGGCTTTGGCGTCAGCTAACCGCGCGTGCTTCAGGGAGTGCGTTACGGCAGGCCAGGAGATAA
- the fghA gene encoding S-formylglutathione hydrolase — MELLEEHRCFEGWQQRWRHSSSVLNCPMTFSIFLPPPAGNTPPPVVYWLSGLTCNDENFTTKAGAQRVAAELGIVLVMPDTSPRGEEVPDDAGYDLGQGAGFYLNAIRQPWATHFRMYDYLRDELPRLIADNFSVSEKASIFGHSMGGHGALMIALKNPGRFRSVSAFAPIVNPTRVPWGQKAFKAYLGEDETLWQEWDSCCLLAKASARLPTLIDQGDDDQFLADQLRPEEFEKIAQEKEWPLTLRIQPGCDHSYYFIATFVEDHLRFHAEHLRG; from the coding sequence ATGGAATTACTGGAAGAACACCGATGTTTCGAAGGCTGGCAGCAGCGCTGGCGCCACTCCTCCTCTGTGCTTAATTGCCCGATGACATTCAGTATTTTTCTTCCGCCTCCGGCCGGCAATACGCCGCCGCCGGTCGTTTACTGGCTTTCCGGGCTCACCTGCAACGATGAGAACTTCACCACCAAAGCGGGCGCGCAGCGCGTCGCCGCAGAGCTTGGCATTGTGCTGGTGATGCCGGACACCAGCCCGCGCGGTGAAGAAGTGCCAGACGACGCGGGCTACGATCTGGGCCAGGGTGCGGGCTTTTACCTCAACGCCATCCGGCAGCCTTGGGCAACTCACTTCCGCATGTACGATTACCTGCGAGATGAGCTGCCGCGCCTGATTGCGGATAATTTTAGCGTCAGTGAAAAAGCCTCCATCTTCGGCCACTCTATGGGAGGCCACGGCGCGCTGATGATAGCGCTGAAAAATCCGGGTCGCTTCCGTTCAGTTTCTGCTTTTGCACCTATCGTTAACCCGACCCGCGTGCCGTGGGGGCAAAAAGCCTTTAAGGCTTATCTCGGTGAGGATGAAACGTTGTGGCAGGAATGGGACAGTTGCTGCCTGCTGGCTAAGGCGTCCGCAAGGCTCCCGACCCTTATCGATCAGGGGGATGACGATCAGTTCCTGGCAGACCAGCTAAGGCCGGAAGAGTTTGAAAAGATCGCACAGGAGAAAGAGTGGCCGCTGACGCTGCGCATTCAGCCGGGCTGCGACCACAGCTACTATTTCATCGCAACGTTTGTTGAGGATCATCTTCGTTTTCACGCGGAGCATTTGCGGGGCTAG
- a CDS encoding CidB/LrgB family autolysis modulator has protein sequence MMHFIWWSLPLTLVVFFAARRLAAWLKSPLLNPLLVCMVVIIPLLLVTGIPYDHYFKGSEVLNDLLQPAVVALAFPLYEQIHQIRARWKSIITICFIGSMVAMSTGTSIALLMGASPEIAASVLPKSVTTPIAMAVGGGIGGIPAISAVCVIFVGILGAVFGHTLLNLMRISTKASRGLAMGTASHALGTARCAELDFQEGAFSSLALVICGVMTSLIAPFLFPVLLKLFG, from the coding sequence ATGATGCATTTTATATGGTGGTCTTTACCGTTAACGCTGGTGGTGTTCTTCGCCGCCCGCAGACTGGCGGCCTGGCTGAAATCGCCGCTGCTAAACCCGCTGCTGGTCTGTATGGTGGTGATTATTCCGTTGTTGCTGGTGACCGGCATTCCTTACGATCACTATTTTAAAGGCAGCGAAGTGCTTAACGACCTTCTGCAGCCTGCCGTTGTGGCGCTGGCTTTCCCTCTGTATGAGCAAATCCATCAGATTCGCGCCCGCTGGAAGTCCATTATCACCATCTGCTTTATTGGCAGCATGGTGGCGATGTCTACCGGGACCTCTATTGCATTATTGATGGGCGCTTCACCGGAGATCGCCGCCTCGGTACTGCCTAAATCCGTGACTACCCCGATTGCGATGGCGGTTGGCGGCGGTATCGGCGGTATTCCGGCCATCAGCGCAGTCTGCGTCATCTTTGTCGGCATTCTGGGGGCGGTCTTCGGCCACACGCTGCTGAACCTGATGCGCATAAGCACCAAGGCTTCACGCGGGCTGGCAATGGGCACCGCTTCTCACGCGCTGGGCACGGCACGCTGCGCTGAGCTTGACTTCCAGGAAGGCGCTTTTAGCTCACTGGCGCTGGTTATTTGTGGGGTTATGACCTCGCTTATCGCGCCGTTTTTATTCCCGGTGCTGCTGAAGCTTTTTGGCTAA
- the mglC gene encoding galactose/methyl galactoside ABC transporter permease MglC yields MSALNKKSFLTYLKEGGIYVVLLVLLAIIIFQDPTFLSLLNLSNILTQSSVRIIIALGVAGLIVTQGTDLSAGRQVGLAAVVAATLLQSMDNVNKVFPDMHTMPIPLVLLIVCAVGAVIGLVNGIIIAYLNVTPFITTLGTMIIVYGINSLYYDFVGASPISGFDSHFSTFTQGFIALGSFRLSYITFYALFAVLFVWVLWNKTRFGKNIFAIGGNPEAAKVSGVNVALNLIMIYALSGVFYAFGGMLEAGRIGSATNNLGFMYELDAIAACVVGGVSFSGGVGTVVGVVTGVIIFTVINYGLTYIGVNPYWQYIIKGGIIIFAVALDSLKYARKK; encoded by the coding sequence ATGAGTGCGTTAAATAAGAAGAGTTTTCTAACTTATCTGAAAGAGGGCGGCATCTACGTGGTGCTGCTGGTGCTGCTGGCGATCATTATTTTCCAGGATCCGACGTTTTTAAGCCTGCTTAACCTCAGCAACATTCTGACCCAGTCCTCGGTGCGTATTATTATCGCGCTGGGCGTGGCCGGGCTGATTGTCACCCAGGGGACCGACCTCTCCGCAGGTCGCCAGGTTGGGCTGGCGGCGGTTGTCGCGGCGACGCTCCTGCAGTCGATGGACAACGTCAACAAGGTGTTCCCGGACATGCACACCATGCCGATTCCGCTGGTGCTGCTGATTGTCTGCGCCGTGGGCGCGGTGATTGGCCTGGTGAACGGGATTATTATCGCTTACCTGAACGTGACGCCGTTTATCACCACCCTGGGCACGATGATTATCGTATACGGGATTAACTCCCTGTATTACGACTTCGTGGGCGCGTCGCCAATTTCCGGCTTCGACTCTCACTTCTCCACCTTTACGCAGGGCTTTATTGCGCTGGGCAGCTTCCGTCTGTCCTACATCACCTTCTATGCTCTGTTTGCGGTGCTGTTTGTCTGGGTGCTGTGGAACAAAACGCGCTTCGGGAAAAACATCTTCGCCATCGGCGGTAACCCGGAAGCAGCGAAAGTCTCCGGCGTTAACGTAGCGCTGAACCTGATCATGATTTATGCCCTGTCCGGCGTGTTCTATGCCTTTGGCGGGATGCTGGAGGCGGGCCGTATCGGCTCGGCGACCAACAACCTGGGCTTTATGTATGAGCTGGATGCGATTGCGGCCTGCGTGGTCGGCGGCGTGTCGTTCAGCGGCGGGGTGGGCACGGTTGTCGGCGTGGTCACCGGGGTTATCATCTTTACGGTGATTAACTACGGCCTGACCTATATCGGCGTGAACCCTTACTGGCAGTACATCATCAAGGGCGGCATTATTATCTTCGCCGTTGCGCTGGACTCCCTGAAGTACGCGCGTAAGAAATAA
- the galS gene encoding HTH-type transcriptional regulator GalS — protein MRPTPPTPITIRDVARIAGVSVATVSRVLNNSALVTPETRENVMQAVAELGYRPNANAQALATQVSDTIGVVVMDVSDPFFGALVKAVDVVAQQHNKYLLIGNSYHQEEKERHAIEVLIRQRCSALIVHAKALSDEELAAFLEQVPGMVLINRLVPGYAHRCVCLDNVSGAVMATRMLLNLGHSRIGYLASSHQIEDNDQRHEGWLYALAEQGIVPPESWVGMGTPDMQGGEAAMVELLGRNLQLSAVFSYNDSMAAGALTALKDNGIVVPQHVSIIGFDDIPIARYTDPQLTTVRYPVVSMARLATELALQGAAGRLDCDVTHCFMPTLVRRHSVAMKQNVAAITPLSKRQV, from the coding sequence ATGAGACCGACTCCCCCAACGCCGATCACCATTCGTGACGTTGCCCGTATCGCCGGGGTTTCAGTAGCGACAGTATCCCGAGTATTAAATAACAGCGCGCTGGTCACCCCGGAAACGCGCGAGAACGTCATGCAGGCGGTTGCTGAACTGGGCTACCGTCCAAACGCCAATGCGCAAGCGCTGGCAACCCAGGTTAGCGACACTATCGGCGTGGTGGTCATGGACGTCTCCGACCCCTTCTTTGGTGCGCTGGTTAAGGCCGTGGATGTGGTTGCCCAGCAGCACAATAAATATTTGCTGATTGGCAATAGCTATCATCAGGAAGAAAAAGAGCGTCATGCCATTGAGGTTCTGATTCGCCAGCGCTGTAGCGCGCTGATTGTGCATGCAAAAGCGCTGAGCGATGAGGAGCTGGCTGCCTTCCTCGAGCAGGTGCCTGGCATGGTGTTAATCAACCGTCTGGTGCCCGGCTATGCCCATCGCTGCGTCTGCCTGGATAACGTCAGCGGGGCGGTGATGGCCACCCGCATGCTGCTGAATCTGGGCCACTCGCGTATCGGCTATCTGGCGTCCAGCCATCAGATTGAAGACAACGACCAGCGGCATGAGGGCTGGCTTTATGCCCTGGCGGAGCAGGGCATCGTGCCGCCGGAAAGCTGGGTAGGAATGGGGACGCCGGATATGCAGGGAGGAGAGGCGGCGATGGTGGAGCTGCTGGGGCGTAACCTGCAGCTCAGCGCAGTCTTCTCCTATAACGACAGCATGGCCGCCGGCGCGCTAACGGCGCTGAAAGACAACGGCATTGTCGTGCCGCAGCATGTGTCGATTATCGGCTTTGACGATATCCCTATTGCCCGTTACACCGACCCGCAGTTGACCACCGTGCGTTACCCGGTGGTGTCCATGGCGCGGCTGGCGACTGAGCTGGCATTACAGGGCGCCGCAGGCCGGCTGGATTGTGATGTAACGCACTGTTTTATGCCGACTTTAGTCCGCCGCCACTCGGTCGCGATGAAGCAAAATGTGGCGGCGATCACTCCGCTATCAAAGCGTCAGGTGTAA